One Hippoglossus stenolepis isolate QCI-W04-F060 chromosome 6, HSTE1.2, whole genome shotgun sequence genomic window, CAGCAGCACTTATGTGTTCTTCTTCAAACCTGGGGGCGAAATACTTCAAGATCCCAGACTGATGCATCAGTATCTGCATGTATATGTTAagcattacatttaaaaacaatcattGTTCGCTGAAACCTCTTCTTTGAGTGTAGAGCAATGCAGCTTTGTGTAAAGCATACGTTGTCCGAGACGTCAGATAAACAGGAAAACGCAAAGGTCACAATACAACTACAAAAGCCTCACAGCGGCAACATGTTACGTACTGTGGTCAAGTGAGTCATCGTTTGTTAAAACCCAGTAAACCAAGTCGTTGCGCAAAAGTtgatgcttgtctatttgaggtATTAAGGTATGGGTGCATGGAACGCCCAAAAAGGAGGAGGGCACCTGTACCGTATCACCACAAATAGACAAGCATCACATTTAACGCGGTGACTGTTTTCTCCTGGTTTTCACAAACGACGACTCATTCAAAAACAGAATGTATCTCCGTGTCCAGTGTTGCTCActtctgttgtggttgtgtttccgttgtgtggctttatgtttacattcatgttttctgGTAATCTGAGACGTCTTGGCCATCGTAAAATCATCTCTCTCTGACAACATGGTAGATCCTACAACAGAGCAAACACTGTACATCTGCACAAACAGAGTAGAGCTCCTACAGTCTGCTTGACATTTCCGCCTGTGACAGCTGAGCCTCTGTAGTTAAACCTGATCTTTGCAAAGAGCAATTCTGCCTCATGAGCAAAACGTTCTGGCTGCAATTTCCACTTAAAACAAATAGATTTTGTACAAACCTCACACTCCAGTTTGTCTATGAGTTCCTCCAGCTGGTTGATCTGGGAGCCCCAGTGGTTGTCCGGCTCCACACTGACCCCTGAAACCCAGAAACAAGATatgagcacaacaacaaaaacaggatgACTCCAGTATCTTGTCAAACGTGCAGTGTACCTGTGGTGAGCATGCCAGAGTAGGGGTCAGtaggagagagacacatgttcTTTTGGATGCGGCGGCCGGGGCGCTTGGCCACCCTCTGGATGGGCAGGTCCTGGGGCGTCTTCAGTATCCTCTTCCCTGTGCAGCCTTGGTCATGGACAGCCTCCATCGCACAGTCCAGGGAGGACTGCAGGGACTGGAGCTGGGTGGTGGTCTCCCTCAGGAGGAAGCGCGTCACAAACTGACCCAGCACTGATGAACCCTGATACTCCTGCAGAGGataaatgaaggaaaatgaCTGACCAAGATGTAGATGAAAGATTCTTCTATTTGGTCCTAGAAATCTTTCTGGCTTATTTTGGTcggattattatttttaattgcagTGATttgaggagaggagctgagttGAAATAACAGTATTCCCACCTGCCCCATTAAAACAGTCCAAACATGCATGGTGATTGCATGTCTCAGTTAATGGatgcaaaacacacaaggtGATAATGATGTATTCCGATAGCTGGAAAGTGCTTTTATAATATTTCAGGGGACCTTTCTCAGCTTCAGTGTAacaacttgtgtgtttttttttgctgggtTACTCCACACAAAGACAACTCTGCCAGCTCAGTAGCTGTGGACAATGGAGCCTATCCTCACCAGCTTCCTGTGGTGCAAATAAATTGGGTTcgggagaaaatgaaaaggaaacttTTGAAAAATGACCATTGACCGTAAAGGACTCCTTGTTTctaagtgttttgttttctcggCAGCAGAGACCAGACACTGGTGCGAGGGATGTAGCTCAGTCCTTTTCTCAATTTCTCTCGCTTTTGTTTCAGAGATCGAGCAGCTGTGACAACACAGaggatattttctgtttatatcaGGGCATCAAGCCACGGAGAAGATCCATTTTAGACATTACGAAGGCTTTGTAAACCAGCCTGTGGAAAACCTGCACCAATATTTTTGAATTTGACAATTCAGGCTGATATCAGGATGTCAAAATATGGCACCTCGGGGACGGAGGCACAACCTGAAAACGTTATGTATGAGGTGTTGGAAGGCATGGATCATACTATGGTAGCCCAGAggatcaaaatacaaaataaagtttcagCAAACAGcaaaatttcacaaaacaaaacaacatttcgATTGAAAAAATTTGGGGGATTGTGATTGAAACAACTCCGATCATATGAAAGTCTTTAGTTAAATACAAGATTCATGTGTAGCCAACGGTAAAAACAGGAGTTGCACCACACCATGAAATTCGTACTTTGCTTGTCCTCCATTGAAACAAGATTGAACACAGAAATAAGAATTAAACAtagaaatgaaatacaaataaaggtcgatttcaaaccaaaataaatatctaaaGCGTGTTGAGAGGAAAAAGCTAAGACGTCAGTCACCGTGGGCGCATCCTCATATTCCTCTAAAGATTTCAACCCCCTCTTCCATTCTTACAAAACGTTAAAAATGTGTGCGCCTGGGGCTTGGGTTCTGTCCAATCACAGACAAGACAAGTATTGTCCATATTTCCTTAATCTGAAATATACTGTTCTCGATGTGAAATGTTGTGTTCTGAGccctcagggccaccgtatatatatatagagaagGGGAAAGtacaagaaaaagagaaaagggagataATGTCAGAGTAGATGGatgaacagagaaaagaagataACAATGCAGAGAGGGAAAAGTATGTGTCTGACTGAATTATGGTCTGATTTAAAAAGAGGGATAGAAATTGaaagaggagcagctgagaaaggaaaagagataTGAGTTCCTGGTGCAGTTTTGTGGAGGTGATTTGACGTCAGATCAGATCGATCTATTCTCTCCTCTCGCTTTAACTCCTCTCTCTCGCCGCCATCAGTAAAACCCACTCCGTGCACTGCAGTGAAAACAAGTCACTGCAGGGAAACAGGCTCATTATACGACTGCGTCCACATCCACATGTGTATCTGTTCACAGCCTGCGCCCCATGTTTGTTAGCTGGCTGAACGTGGAGGGTTATGTAAGCGCCGATAAAGACGGAGCTGAGCCATCGATTGTGTCTTAGTGGAAGTTCTCTGATGATCTGAACTCGGCGTTTTCCCCTTCAACAGCAGGACTGCTCTCTGCATGTCTTTACGCCCTGCAGCATCTCATAGTTTACAGTTCTGCTCAGCTAAGCAGAACAAATACTTCAAATCGCTCTGATTAGCATGTTGCACAATCTAAGGGTGAACATCTGATGAGAATTTGTGTCTcattatctgaaaatacaagattattatttttttaattgaccaGTTGCTTTCTTTATTTAACTCTATAGCcttttcataaataaatgttCCTTTTAATGAACATGTTTAAAACCATGGGTATAAGAacttaaataaatttaaaaaatcatactGGATagtgtttttatgtgaaaaGCAGATCATTCCTCCACATCCTTTGTGCTGTATGTGATCTTGTgcagatgaaaaacacacaagcgttaacagcagagaaaacatgtAATATATTGCTAGAGGGAGTCTTGTTCCTATGTGAGGTGATTTATGCTTGAATGTGCACATTATGGTAATCATGTGTTCCCACATGTTACACAACGTACCAGGACATTTTCATGTTAATACTGAAATCATGTGACTCAGTGACGTGAAAGTTTATATCTCATGCTGAACACTCAATTAATCGATTAGTTGGACGATTTATCAGATTAATTGGGCAAATTAAtctgaattttattttaaaatgctcaacattttcctttgttCATGTCATCATCCATGTAACGTGCTAAATACCTCTGCATGTTTCGTCAGTGAAGACAGAGGCAGCTAGAGTCGGTCCTCTGAGAGGGTTTCAAACTGACAGATGAtgctaaaacaaacaaagcctGCTCGGAGGCCTGAAAGATACTGACTCTGAAAATTGTCGAAATGATTTTAAGTCTGCTCGTCATCACTTTTGAAATGTCTTGACATTCAAAAATTCAACACAGTGCCGAGAAGAAATCGCTCACCTCTTTAGTTTTGTCCATGGCCTTCAAAATGGCCACGTTCAGCTTTTCCAGAGCAGAGAGGACGTTGACATATTCTCCCAGATGTGGACTGAAGTACTCTGGAGGAGAAAAACGCGTTAAGCACCTTCAACATGGTTTATGTGTGATCAGCACACTGGTCGGTGGTTGTTTTCCCACAAGAGGGAAGTGAATCAATACTGACACTAATGGCATTAAATAGAATTAAAGCTGTTTGGCCGACGCCATAATTACATCTTAAATactgagtcactgagctgcttgGGCTTGGTCATCATCAGGCAGCTGAAGCCCAATGGAAGAGTTAAACCCATGAAACCTTGTACTGTGAAGTTTGGCGAGGGATATCGACAGAACGCTAAATAAGATGATGCATGAATGACGCATAATTACCTGAGAGTTTGTCTATGTCCAGGTTTCTGTGAAGAAGGATGGCaatggaaagaagagagagagagagagtcattgTAGTTAAGAACATAAGATGATAGAAATACACACAGCTTCCTCCAAACAGGGTTgggtgttttgtctttttgaagACTAAGAGGGACAGAGATTTTGAAATAAGAGCTCGGAGGCTCTGGTTACATCCTGCCCGAGGAAATATGGCAACCTGAGTCAGTAGCTTCCTTTAAATGAAAGcttaaaacacacttttctcATAACACATTCCCCGATTTTACATAATTCTACTTTTTATCATtgtaaaaagaagaacaaaaaattGAGAATGATTCTGGTGATCATCTGACTTTTCATCTAGTGTCACttttgagaagaaaaaatcttatttggtttattattaatattattatttttatgaccAAACATTGGCCTTATCTGTACTAACTATCAGGCTAACACAATAAAATGAGGTGGTCTACATTAGCGCTGTAAACATTGTACCTTTTTAGCATCAGCGCGGTAACTTTGATATTGTGAGGATGACAACATTAGCACAGTAGGATGTAGTATACTGAGTTGACTAGAATGGACATTGTCACAGAAGGGCATCTGATTGGATATAAAATTTGTATACTAATACTTCAGTAATTTCAGAAAATAgggtttagtttggttttaatatacaattttaatgatttaatgcACTTCAAATGGACTTTTCTTGTTTCCCTTATtaacatgtatgtatatgtcTTTGAAGTTGAAAACGTGCAAATTAAGTTGAGCTATATATTAAAAGGCCAGAGATAAAGCTCCAATACCTAACTGGTGTTAGAGcttcagccaaggaggttatcaacgttttgtttgtttgtctgtttgcaggattatgtaaaaaatactGGACAGATTACGACACAACTTTGTGGAAGGGATTAGGTCAGATAAGATCCACCTGATCTCAATGCATGTTCATACAATATAGTGATAAAGTGGCCAGAGGTATGTGATCTCATCGTGCCCttcactgtgattggttggaACGTCAGCGATGGCAACAGGACATCATGATATTTCACTGCACTGTTGTGTAGAGACACCCTGTATGCTTTGCTACCATATGttcattatcattataattgTGAGCCGATGGCACAGGCAAATGTTGACATATTTGAAAATCTAATTTTTGCTCATCAGTGTATAAACACTGCTGCAAACTCCTTCATGTCAGAATTGAGGCTCTCTCTGGAATATTGACATAATCTCCACTGAAGTGAAGTGCTGTCGTCTCCGAGCCAGGCAGCAGGCGAGCAGGAGGAGCCGCAGATGGCTGCAGAGTTGGAAGACGTCCAAACTGAAGATGAGCTTACTCTGTCTGCTGCCTGTCGATGGAGTAGTACAGCTCCTGCATCTGCTCGTCCGTGAGGATACCATCAGTGAAGTAAGACTGGAACTCCTCCAAGGACAGCTTCCCGTCGTCTGAAAGGAGACACACCCGTTAAAATGATACCCCACCGAAGCCTAAGAGATTTTTGTCACCTTAATGAAGAGTTTATCAATTATTCAACACAATGGGATGATGCTCATTTGGATTCGTGATCCTATGCAGACAAAGGTACTGCTGcaaataaaagcatcagtgcaTCAATCAGCTTTGTCATGAAATCTTCTCTTTATTTGTGATTAGTTAATTATGATACacccattcattatctatacaCCTTTTCAGGGTCGTGAGGGGAGCCAGCTGTCATTGGACGAGAGGCGGGGTAcgccctggacaggtcgccagtgtatcacagggtcaacagagacaaacacccgcctatggtcaatttaaagtctccagtCAATCTAAcaccaatctgcatgtctttggactgtgggaggaagccggagaaaacccacgcagacggggagaacatgcaaaccttGCTGTGAGacgacagtgctaaccactgcaccaccgtaTGCAGACGGTTTGAGTTTCAACCAATTATATTTCCTTCATGGCAGCAATAGACGAAGGCTTCATTAAGGTGAGCATGGTCTGCCTTTGAGAAGCAGTGTCAGGGGCAGTGTGCTGCAGCGCTCGCAGTGTACTGATGAAATTGGGAACATGCAGGGACTGAAGGCTGAGCAGTCAGAGCTGAGCTCCCTTTAACACACCAACTTCGGATGATAATGAGATCTCATCAGCTTTGGTCTGTAAGCACTGAAACCTTTGGAGACTCGGCTCTCAGATCCCTGCCAATCCGATAGAAGCCTGAGCCAACAGTAAATCATCTGTGAGCTGGTAAGAACACACTGTGGACGGCTCCAGACATGATGCATTTTGCGGCAAATGcttgtttaaaggttcagtgtatagaatttagtgacatctagtggtgaatttgcatgttgcagctgaatacccctcccctcaccctccccgtCCAAACatgagaacctgtggtagccttcagttgtcataacaactcaacagctgtttgtttgtctagtTCGGACGACTGTAAAAAGCCTGGCGGactccgtagagaggacctgcacCCGATGGAAATATAAAGAACTTttatataaagggcccattctaaggtaaagaaaacaacaattcatgcAATTTAGACACATTGCACACtatagtgaaaacatcacaaggattattttatatcaatTTCTTGTtccctttcatctaaatcgtatacactgaaccttttaacgATGTCAAATTTCAAGAAGAGATTTCTTATAGTCTGCATGGGAAATTAATATGaaagtgttttacatttgtcGAGGTCTAGCTAAAATAAACCTCGGCTGGGATTATGAAGCTATTAGAGGAGGCAGAATCATAATTCGTCTCTCCAACTACCGTGTGAAATAAATTGTCTTTCCACATGGTGTAGGAGTAAACACAATCTGTTGCACCTCTGACTCATTCTGCAGCCTTCTCCATCAGAGCTGCCTTGTTGTAGATTCACACCAAATTAGACGCCCTGCAAACAAGTCACAGTGCACATACAGCTCAGATGGCTCATTATGCAAGTGTTCACTGTGTCTCAGAGAGCGAAGCCGCAGTGGTAGAAGGGTCGTCTCAGAAGCTGGAGGACAGTGGTCTGTCCGgcatgtggaggatttgttcGCAGATTTCATCATCGAAATAGAATGTGCAGAAATAAGCACTGGAGGAGAAACATCGTGTTTATGATAGAAACTCCAATATTATTCGATCAGTGCGACCTTGTcctgaaaaaaactaaagcatTGGCCGGGTTCAATAACAATACGTTGCCTCGGAGCATGCCGGGAAGCTGAGCTCATACAAAAATGAAGTACATATTATTAAATGAAACAAGTATGCTTCAAAAAATTTAACTAAGTGTAAGtagaaaaactaatttaattaaGATTAGTATATATCTtagaataaatgttaaatttataATAGGATTCAAGTAGACacattgtttgcatttaaaatgaattagaGTGAACCCTTTACCTCAACTTAGCTAAACTTAATGAGAGAGACATTGGATCACTAATGTTGTTATGGGTTGTTATGGGGGCAGAGTGTCTGTTCTGTAATCTATTCATGGATCATTTAGTGGATTCGTGGATCAGCAATCATTTTGACAATCAAGTTACTGTTTCAGTCATTTCTCAAGCTAATTTCAgtaattttctttcattgtaaAAAGCTGATTAAAATTGGTTGGCGGACATAATAACTATGTACACATCTTGTGTGCTACTATAATAGCAGATGACACATTTCTCTCCACACATGTAAAACCAGTACAGAGATTTAATACTGTacagtttttattaaatgcCAAGTACAGGTCTTTTTCTCATATATATGCAGAAATATGCAGAAATGGGATGTTACAACGTGATTTGTCAACTTTATTGCTGCTGTTAGACAAAATTGATGTTATTGTATTATGTGAGGAAAGAACTGGATAATGTCCTCAGCATTCAGCTCTCACACAGTCAGATTTAATTCGAGTAATATTCACGTTTTGCAGTAATTTATCCCCGAGATTCGTGACTAACAACTGCCTGTTCAACACCTCTGTGGGAAAATCTTGTTATTTGCTCAGACAGGGGTGATAAATCAGTGTCTCACGACAGACACGCGGCAGCTAATTGTCTCATTTCACACTGAGTAAAACCGCAGATCGAACTGTGacctgaaatgaaaatgtccccCTGTACTGAAGCTCGTATCTTTCCAGGAACACATTTCCTTGAGGGAATCCAAAGCTAAAACTGCTAAAACAAAAACCAGCAACAATAACACATGAAGTCCTGCGGTGCAGCGCAGAGATAAAAGCACACTGAGGAGTAAACATTGAAACTAAATTATGAGTTATTAATCAGTGTTGTTCTGAACTTCCTGTACATGTTCCTTCAAATGTTTGGACTAGATTTTGCAAAACGTAattgatggaaaaacaaataataactaaataactaTATTATGATGATCAATTATTAATTTCTTGGGTTTCGGTTTCTCAAAGTTGAAGGTTTTATAGTCGCTTTGTCCTTTCTTACAGTTtcttgatttgtttgatttgaaaataaaagcagactTAAAACATACTCATGAGCTTTTTGAAATAAAGACAGAACATAAATtggttgtttaaaaaatgtctttggaACAAAATAATAGCTGAGGTCAActtaaaatgatgaattaaaataacttaataaaattcttaatttattttagtGAAGTAAACTTTAATGAAGCAGACAGGCTCTCAATCAAAAAGTCACATGAACTAAATATAGGGCGACTGTACTGTGCATTAGAGTGTGGATACTTGAGCCTTTCAGGACCCGAccaatattttaaatgtttgcatgtttatatGTTGCAGTCCAGTCCAAACAAAACTGTTGTTTGGACTGGACTGCAACATTTAATCTGACAgataaataatcattatttagaattttttaataaactatAGTGGTTATCAATTCATAATTTCTCAGATTTTCAGCTTCTCCAGGGTGaggttttgtttctttgtcctttttaacAGTATATTGAATATGTTTCAAAAAtacaagcaaattaaaaaacatccaCGTGAGCTTCTCGAAATAGAGACCAAACACTGTAACGCtaatgaagatttttttttttgctttaactgATAAATGAGATCTGAATCACGATGACTGATCAGCcatccagagctgcagctcttttGTTCGTCTCTGCATCCTGAGAGGATTACGCTGCGCTCCACAATCCTCTCTGCTACAGCGCTGAATACAGCATTAATTTAACAGACTGCAAGTGAACAAATTAGTGGAGGGGAAACCTCACAGTGATAGTTATTATCTACTATCTAGAGGTTAAATGCAAAAGCACATTATGCACTGATTTGCCACCTTTAGAAAGCATCCTCCCCGTGCTTTGTATCAGTTTGTTATCTTCACATTAACGACTCATCAATGCATGTTAatgactcttcttcttcccagGAGTCCTTGCAGATCATTGCAGATCGTGGATCATGGATCGGgatggtggtggcagctgatcgtggttTACAATTACAACCAGAtgcttaaatatacaaaatgcctactcacatatactACTACTGGGAGTACctcattacaattgtcattactgctcccttcatccccggcagacattttattttgtataaatacttcaaacattgacacacctctccatttatgttagacgctgtcttttcttctgaatgttgtaaatgttattGTGTTGATGAGCTCTGATGCAcatgacatctattgcacttctgtccgtcctaGGAGAGGGagccctcacatgtgactctctctgaggttctAC contains:
- the LOC118110386 gene encoding N-terminal EF-hand calcium-binding protein 1, translating into MLACTEMITMCLQSAKHERMRRQQELDHNQNQGTSMFHDIFRRADKNDDGKLSLEEFQSYFTDGILTDEQMQELYYSIDRQQTENLDIDKLSEYFSPHLGEYVNVLSALEKLNVAILKAMDKTKEEYQGSSVLGQFVTRFLLRETTTQLQSLQSSLDCAMEAVHDQGCTGKRILKTPQDLPIQRVAKRPGRRIQKNMCLSPTDPYSGMLTTGVSVEPDNHWGSQINQLEELIDKLECESPHLEPLKEDTLAGTYKSNILLVQRQMSVKERDVEQVQQALKIYTDATNSQLNNLHVSVQNLPDRSCFIMYEFWQDRLSWMSYLQSSISKTFQRCIIDSLEDPEMVSTMLLPASWWIMNNN